Below is a genomic region from Pseudarthrobacter sulfonivorans.
CTGTTCATTGGCTGGCGTGAGATACCGCAGTTTGTGGACCTTAAGGACCGACGTCGTTTCCACAGGCCGGTTCAGTCTTTAGTGATCACCAGGGCAACGCTGTGTCCGCCGAAGCCAAAAGCGTTCACCAGGCCGGCGGGGGCGGAGCCGGGCGCCAGCGTGTGGGCATTCTCAGTGACGATGTTCAGGTTCACTTCGGGGTCCAGCGCCTCGACGTTCGCGGTTCCGGGGAGCTGACCTGTCTGCAGGGCCTGGACCACCACAACCGCCGCGAGCGCACCGGCACCGCCCAGCAGGTGGCCGGTGTGGCCTTTGGTGGAGGTCACGGGCACGTCGGCACCGAAAATGGCGTTGATGGCCTGGGCTTCCAGCCGGTCCCCTACCGGGGTGGAGGTGGCGTGCGCATGGACGAAGCCGATCTCCGAAGCCTGCATTCCGGCCGACTCCAGGGCCTTCTGCATGACCCGCCGCTGCATGGCAGGGTCCGCGGCCACGATGTCGTTGGCGTCGGAGGTTACCGCCCCGCCGGCCACTGCGCCGAGGATGGCGGCGCCGCGCGCCAGGGCGTGGGCTTCACTCTCAAGCACCACAATGCCGGCGCCTTCCGCGAGGACAAAGCCGTCGCGGCCGCCGTCGAACGGGCGCGAGGCGAGCTGGGGTTCGCCGTTGCGCGTGGAGAGTGCCCGAATCTGGGAGAAACCGGTGATCACCAGGTCGTTGACGGAAGCGTCCACGCCGCCGGCAATCACGACGTCGGCCGCGCCGGAGCGGATCATTTCGGCGCCCTGGACAATTGCTTCCGCGCCGGACGCGCAGGCGCTGACCGGGGTCCGGGCTCCGCCGCGGGCGCCGAGGTCAATGGAGACCCAGGCCGCGGGGCCGTTGACCATAAGCCGGGTGAGGGTGTGCGGCGAGACCCGGCGCGGGCCGCCGCTGGTGAGCGCACGGTCCTGTTCGAGGGTGGAGCCGAGGCCGCCGTAGGCGGAGCCGATCACCACGGCGAACCGTTCGGGGTCGACG
It encodes:
- a CDS encoding beta-ketoacyl-[acyl-carrier-protein] synthase family protein; this encodes MPADQPRALITGAGTINPLGSSVPETWTGLLAGQSGIAALDEDWAQQLPVRIAGQVTADLSEHLTTRELKRMDRCGQLALVAAREAWQQAGAPDVDPERFAVVIGSAYGGLGSTLEQDRALTSGGPRRVSPHTLTRLMVNGPAAWVSIDLGARGGARTPVSACASGAEAIVQGAEMIRSGAADVVIAGGVDASVNDLVITGFSQIRALSTRNGEPQLASRPFDGGRDGFVLAEGAGIVVLESEAHALARGAAILGAVAGGAVTSDANDIVAADPAMQRRVMQKALESAGMQASEIGFVHAHATSTPVGDRLEAQAINAIFGADVPVTSTKGHTGHLLGGAGALAAVVVVQALQTGQLPGTANVEALDPEVNLNIVTENAHTLAPGSAPAGLVNAFGFGGHSVALVITKD